From a region of the Asterias amurensis chromosome 2, ASM3211899v1 genome:
- the LOC139949440 gene encoding NLR family CARD domain-containing protein 4-like isoform X2 — MVLGIQQDTNLELRQVAGLMGGTRKRKSGSGQGKNVKIAKIKLQDEQETKTSSESKQEDVTESMENSCTIAGIPGTSTSAVQAKRTSPRTKFIPNPRGMNKQMKHQDQEKPLTQQLNASTEEQDCLVQSQRTSPRTGAIPKNTRGRNDQMKRQSREGVETPQSASTEKQDCLVQSQRTSPRTGAIPKNTRRRNDQLKLQTQGLAIQQSASTEKQDCLVQSQRTSPRTGAIPKNTGGRKEQMKHQSQEGLEIPQSASTEKQDCLVQSQRTSPRTGAIPKNTGGRKEQMKHQSQEGLEIPQSASTEKQDCLVQTQKTSARTEAIPKNTRGRKEQMKHQSQTKAKLHQSASVELPEEPKPHQSALVHLSEDSKPHQSASVHLPEEPKTHQSALFHLPEEPLPHQSVWSAAGIIDEIASNRGSKDIVPAVHQDLATRSQSSDALTLVHHQPQAMVNNMSIGEGSYVFMADASGITLKKKVIQHVSVTVMPHPNSQAKAIADVTGEALKQVDMTTGAQNPNPHAQAQAIADVTGEVLKLEDMTTGAPNPDPQAQAISDELPEALKQVYMNTGSFIQMIPWVDDDKMHIMDIYTKLVLVELVDKKGKIEKVPKQMESYEDIFHVKTREGNPIKRVVFSGSAGLGKTTLCDKIAYDWAVGKSEILKRFELIFVLKMRELKTNSDLIDAVFEQLLDKEAVLRSELKGFIDKNQDKVLILLDGFDEFQTTQTDKSPFGSVLNALNRKQYKECWVFITSRPPLDQLVSSSLVEKPFTHVEVEGFSETDIEKYVTKFFPDDLENVRKLIEKIRSSEVLSDLAKSPMLLLLMCLLWRESGKLPETMTRLYTEALEYIFRRKAKDLSQDEVSQILISIGKVALHGLISTNQFLSFREKDFDKNAFDAAIRAGVLTSERVLKRLDVHNNVYCIHKTFLEFCAAMYWQSLIHTEEFEDILVQVCNASSGYPSPYEYLLRFCCGDNEECTNKVLQKLQKNEDLKLGFICYFESQSKNLPSEDFINAVVMAEISINKWNSDCLNSFFHFVKQIGNQKNIQGSAYLSSVNRLLITGYDLRWLGNGLANCFTNMTNISYLELTDSNLCSSASLWASHLKRMKLLNNLILHNCKLIGEDVAPIAESVSNMPTLVELDLSMNWFLGDRDLTISWATDLKRMKHLKNLRLSNCQLKGKHMTPIARSVSDMPTLNDLDLSWNCDLGGCASSWATHLKRMKHLNNLSLCGCNLIGKDMAKIAESVSDMPTLTELDLSENETLGGCASSWATHLKGMKHLKNLRLSNCHLKGKHMTPIAESVSDMPTLNDLDLSWNYDLGGCASSWATHLKRMKHLNNLSLGGCQLIGKDMVPIAASVSDMPTLTELDLSRNYDWGGCESLWATHLKSMKHLKNLRLSNCSLDGEDMTPIAESVSDMPTLNYLDLSWNYGLGDCASLWVTDLKRMKHLTKLGLRSGTLTKESRRLINDALKDITTLDVEMN; from the exons ATGGTGCTTGGCATTCAGCAAGATACCAACCTAGAGTTACGTCAAGTTGCTGGGTTGATGGGCGGTACAAGAAAGCGAAAATCGGGAAGTG GGCAaggaaaaaatgttaaaatagcCAAGATAAAACTTCAAGATGAGCAAGAAACAAAGACTAGCTCCGAGTCAAAACAAGAAGATGTCACTGAGTCTATGGAAAATTCTTGTACTATTGCTGGCATCCCTGGTACATCTACTAGTGCAGTCCAGGCAAAGAGAACTTCTCCTAGAACAAAGTTCATTCCTAATCCAAGAGGaatgaataaacaaatgaagCATCAAGATCAAGAAAAACCCTTGACTCAACAGTTGAATGCCTCTACTGAAGAACAAGACTGCTTAGTCCAGTCCCAGAGAACTTCTCCTAGAACAGGGGCCATTCCTAAGAACACAAGAGGAAGGAATGATCAAATGAAGCGTCAATCTCGAGAAGGAGTTGAAACTCCGCAGAGtgcctctactgagaaacaagaTTGCTTAGTCCAGTCCCAGAGAACTTCTCCTAGAACAGGGGCCATTCCTAAGAACACAAGAAGAAGGAATGATCAATTGAAACTTCAAACTCAAGGACTTGCAATTCAACAGAGtgcctctactgagaaacaagaTTGCTTAGTCCAGTCTCAGAGAACTTCTCCTAGAACAGGGGCCATTCCTAAGAACACAGGAGGAAGGAAAGAACAAATGAAGCATcaatctcaagaaggacttgaaATTCCGCAGAGtgcctctactgagaaacaagaTTGCTTAGTCCAGTCCCAGAGAACTTCTCCCAGAACAGGGGCCATTCCTAAGAACACAGGAGGAAGGAAAGAACAAATGAAGCATcaatctcaagaaggacttgaaATTCCGCAGAGtgcctctactgagaaacaagaTTGCTTAGTCCAGACCCAGAAAACTTCTGCTAGAACAGAGGCCATTCCTAAGAACACAAGAGGAAGGAAGGAACAAATGAAGCATCAAtctcaaacaaaagcaaaactgCATCAGAGTGCCTCGGTCGAGTTACCTGAGGAACCTAAACCTCATCAGAGTGCATTGGTCCATTTGTCAGAGGACTCTAAACCTCATCAGAGTGCCTCGGTCCATTTGCCGGAGGAACCTAAAACTCATCAGAGTGCCTTGTTCCATTTGCCGGAGGAACCCCTACCGCATCAGAGTGTGTGGTCTGCAGCAGGAATCATCGATGAGATAGCTTCAAACCGTGGCAGTAAAG ATATAGTTCCTGCAGTTCACCAAGACCTAGCAACGAGATCACAATCATCTGATGCGCTTACCTTAGTTCATCACCAACCACAGGCAATGGTGAACAACATGTCAATCGGAGAGGGTAGTTACGTCTTTATGGCCGATGCTTCTGGAATAACCCTCAAGAAAAAGGTCATACAACATGTATCTGTAACAG TAATGCCACACCCCAATTCTCAAGCCAAAGCTATTGCAGATGTGACTGGAGAGGCATTGAAGCAAGTGGACATGACTACAG GAGCCCAAAACCCTAATCCTCACGCTCAAGCCCAAGCTATTGCAGATGTGACTGGAGAGGTATTGAAGCTAGAGGACATGACTACAG GAGCCCCAAACCCCGATCCTCAAGCTCAAGCTATTTCAGATGAACTTCCAGAGGCATTGAAGCAAGTTTACATGAATACAGGTAGCTTTATACAGATGATCCCATGGGTTGATGATGATAAGATGCACATAATGGACATCTACACTAAGCTTGTTTTAGTTGAACTTGTTGATAAGAAAGGGAAGATTGAGAAAGTGCCAAAACAAATGGAATCATATGAAGACATTTTCCATGTCAAAACACGGGAGGGCAATCCCATCAAACGTGTTGTTTTTAGTGGATCAGCAGGTCTTGGAAAGACGACTCTTTGTGACAAAATCGCTTATGATTGGGCAGTTGGTAAGAGTGAGATACTCAAAAGGTTtgaacttatttttgttttgaaaatgcgTGAACTGAAAACAAATTCAGACCTTATTGATGCTGTCTTTGAGCAGCTTTTGGACAAAGAGGCTGTATTAAGGTCTGAATTAAAAGGGTTTATTGACAAGAACCAAGACAAAGTATTGATCCTCTTGGATGGGTTTGACGAATTTCAAACCACTCAGACGGACAAGTCCCCATTTGGTTCAGTTCTCAATGCTCTTAATCGAAAGCAGTACAAAGAATGCTGGGTATTTATCACATCTCGTCCTCCCCTTGACCAACTAGTCAGCTCATCATTGGTTGAAAAGCCTTTCACTCATGTGGAAGTTGAGGGGTTTTCAGAAACGGATATTGAGAAATATGTGACTAAATTCTTCCCTGATGACCTTGAAAATGTAAGGAAGCTGATAGAGAAGATACGATCTTCTGAAGTTTTGTCTGATTTGGCAAAGAGTCCAATGTTGCTGCTTTTGATGTGCTTGCTCTGGAGAGAGTCGGGAAAACTCCCAGAAACAATGACTCGGCTTTACACTGAAGCATTGGAATACATATTCAGGAGAAAAGCAAAAGACTTGTCACAAGATGAAGTATCACAAATATTGATTTCAATTGGAAAGGTTGCTCTACATGGGTTAATTTCTACAAATCAGTTTCTTTCCTTTAGAGAAAAAGATTTTGACAAGAATGCATTCGATGCAGCAATACGTGCAGGTGTTCTCACTAGCGAAAGGGTCTTGAAGAGGCTAGACGTTCATAACAATGTGTATTGTATACACAAAACTTTCTTGGAATTCTGTGCTGCAATGTATTGGCAAAGTTTAATCCACACAGAGGAATTTGAAGAcatccttgtccaggtttgcaATGCCTCAAGTGGATATCCTTCTCCATATGAGTATCTGTTAAGGTTTTGTTGTGGTGACAATGAGGAATGTACAAACAAAGTCTTACAAAAACTGCAGAAGAATGAAGACCTAAAGTTGGGTTTTATTTGTTACTTTGAGAGTCAGTCCAAGAATTTACCATCAGAGGATTTCATCAATGCAGTTGTTATGGCTGAAATTAGTATAAATAAGTGGAATAGTGATTGTTTGAACTCCTTCTTTCACTTCGTGAAGCAGATTGGTAatcagaaaaatatccaaggtAGTGCCTACCTTTCCAGTGTAAATAGGCTTTTGATTACAGGCTATGACCTACGGTGGTTAGGTAATGGGTTagcaaattgttttactaatatgACTAATATTTCATATCTTGAACTGACTGATTCCAACTTGTGTAGTTCTGCATCATTGTGGGCTAgtcatttgaagagaatgaaacTCCTCAATAATCTGATATTGCACAACTGCAAACTGATAGGGGAAGACGTGGCCCCTATTGCTGAGTCAGTGAGTAACATGCCAACTCTAGTTGAGCTGGATCTGTCTATGAATTGGTTCTTGGGTGATCGGGATTTGACAATATCGTGGGCTACTGATTTGAAGAGAATGAAGCACCTCAAAAATCTAAGACTGAGCAACTGCCAACTAAAAGGGAAACACATGACCCCAATTGCCAGGTCAGTGAGTGACATGCCAACTCTAAATGATCTGGATCTGTCTTGGAATTGTGACTTGGGTGGTTGTGCATCATCGTGGGCTActcatttgaagagaatgaaacACCTCAATAATCTGAGCTTATGTGGCTGCAATCTGATAGGGAAAGACATGGCCAAAATTGCCGAGTCAGTGAGTGACATGCCAACTCTGACTGAACTGGATCTGTCTGAGAATGAAACCTTGGGTGGTTGTGCTTCATCGTGGGCtactcatttgaagggaatgaAGCACCTCAAAAATCTGAGACTGAGCAACTGCCATCTAAAAGGGAAACACATGACCCCAATTGCCGAGTCAGTGAGTGACATGCCAACTCTAAATGATCTGGATCTGTCTTGGAATTATGACTTGGGTGGTTGTGCATCATCGTGGGCTActcatttgaagagaatgaaacACCTCAATAATCTGAGCTTAGGTGGCTGCCAACTGATAGGAAAAGACATGGTCCCAATTGCCGCGTCAGTGAGTGACATGCCAACTCTGACAGAACTGGATCTGTCTCGGAATTATGACTGGGGTGGTTGTGAATCATTGTGGGCTACTCATTTGAAGAGTATGAAACACCTCAAAAATCTGAGACTTAGCAACTGCAGTCTAGATGGGGAAGACATGACCCCTATTGCTGAGTCAGTGAGTGACATGCCAACTCTAAATTATCTGGATCTGTCTTGGAATTATGGCTTGGGTGATTGTGCATCATTGTGGGTTACTGATTTGAAGAGGATGAAACACCTCACGAAGCTGGGATTGAGATCGGGCACACTGACAAAGGAAAGTAGGAGACTCATCAATGATGCGTTGAAGGATATTACCACTCTAGATGTAGAGATGAATTAA
- the LOC139949440 gene encoding uncharacterized protein isoform X1, whose protein sequence is MERYFYPIYPSKEVAITKSNNNLDMESLRPLQTLADLQDALSAARTDYNHSSAKVVTNKKHIRNSKKMAFKSSFVAKSNHAERSEPEEIDQAVTASNDRHVRESEERHIQIFVSNPVKESLCLQLHPSTIISDLKEIIQERLNIQAKNQHLVTKRGIELCDTQSLMVLGIQQDTNLELRQVAGLMGGTRKRKSGSGQGKNVKIAKIKLQDEQETKTSSESKQEDVTESMENSCTIAGIPGTSTSAVQAKRTSPRTKFIPNPRGMNKQMKHQDQEKPLTQQLNASTEEQDCLVQSQRTSPRTGAIPKNTRGRNDQMKRQSREGVETPQSASTEKQDCLVQSQRTSPRTGAIPKNTRRRNDQLKLQTQGLAIQQSASTEKQDCLVQSQRTSPRTGAIPKNTGGRKEQMKHQSQEGLEIPQSASTEKQDCLVQSQRTSPRTGAIPKNTGGRKEQMKHQSQEGLEIPQSASTEKQDCLVQTQKTSARTEAIPKNTRGRKEQMKHQSQTKAKLHQSASVELPEEPKPHQSALVHLSEDSKPHQSASVHLPEEPKTHQSALFHLPEEPLPHQSVWSAAGIIDEIASNRGSKDIVPAVHQDLATRSQSSDALTLVHHQPQAMVNNMSIGEGSYVFMADASGITLKKKVIQHVSVTVMPHPNSQAKAIADVTGEALKQVDMTTGAQNPNPHAQAQAIADVTGEVLKLEDMTTGAPNPDPQAQAISDELPEALKQVYMNTGSFIQMIPWVDDDKMHIMDIYTKLVLVELVDKKGKIEKVPKQMESYEDIFHVKTREGNPIKRVVFSGSAGLGKTTLCDKIAYDWAVGKSEILKRFELIFVLKMRELKTNSDLIDAVFEQLLDKEAVLRSELKGFIDKNQDKVLILLDGFDEFQTTQTDKSPFGSVLNALNRKQYKECWVFITSRPPLDQLVSSSLVEKPFTHVEVEGFSETDIEKYVTKFFPDDLENVRKLIEKIRSSEVLSDLAKSPMLLLLMCLLWRESGKLPETMTRLYTEALEYIFRRKAKDLSQDEVSQILISIGKVALHGLISTNQFLSFREKDFDKNAFDAAIRAGVLTSERVLKRLDVHNNVYCIHKTFLEFCAAMYWQSLIHTEEFEDILVQVCNASSGYPSPYEYLLRFCCGDNEECTNKVLQKLQKNEDLKLGFICYFESQSKNLPSEDFINAVVMAEISINKWNSDCLNSFFHFVKQIGNQKNIQGSAYLSSVNRLLITGYDLRWLGNGLANCFTNMTNISYLELTDSNLCSSASLWASHLKRMKLLNNLILHNCKLIGEDVAPIAESVSNMPTLVELDLSMNWFLGDRDLTISWATDLKRMKHLKNLRLSNCQLKGKHMTPIARSVSDMPTLNDLDLSWNCDLGGCASSWATHLKRMKHLNNLSLCGCNLIGKDMAKIAESVSDMPTLTELDLSENETLGGCASSWATHLKGMKHLKNLRLSNCHLKGKHMTPIAESVSDMPTLNDLDLSWNYDLGGCASSWATHLKRMKHLNNLSLGGCQLIGKDMVPIAASVSDMPTLTELDLSRNYDWGGCESLWATHLKSMKHLKNLRLSNCSLDGEDMTPIAESVSDMPTLNYLDLSWNYGLGDCASLWVTDLKRMKHLTKLGLRSGTLTKESRRLINDALKDITTLDVEMN, encoded by the exons ATGGAAAGATATTTCTACCCAATATATCCTTCTAAAGAAGTGGCCATCACAAAAAGTAACAACAACTTGGACATG GAATCTCTGAGGCCTTTGCAAACCCTGGCTGACTTGCAGGATGCATTGAGTGCAGCAAGAACAGACTACAACCACTCATCAGCCAAGGTGGTGACCAATAAGAAACACATCAGAAATTCAAAGAAAATGGCGTTCAAGTCGTCATTTGTAGCAAAGTCAAATCATGCAGAAAGATCTGAACCAGAGGAAATTGACCAAGCTGTCACAGCATCTAATGACAG ACATGTCAGAGAGAGTGAAGAACGTCATATCCAGATATTTGTTTCTAATCCAGTAAAGGAGAGTCTCTGTCTGCAACTTCATCCATCCACCATCATCTCTGACTTGAAAGAAATAATCCAGGAAAGACTAAACATccaagcaaagaatcagcatcTTGTCACTAAGAGGGGCATTGAG CTATGTGACACACAATCTCTGATGGTGCTTGGCATTCAGCAAGATACCAACCTAGAGTTACGTCAAGTTGCTGGGTTGATGGGCGGTACAAGAAAGCGAAAATCGGGAAGTG GGCAaggaaaaaatgttaaaatagcCAAGATAAAACTTCAAGATGAGCAAGAAACAAAGACTAGCTCCGAGTCAAAACAAGAAGATGTCACTGAGTCTATGGAAAATTCTTGTACTATTGCTGGCATCCCTGGTACATCTACTAGTGCAGTCCAGGCAAAGAGAACTTCTCCTAGAACAAAGTTCATTCCTAATCCAAGAGGaatgaataaacaaatgaagCATCAAGATCAAGAAAAACCCTTGACTCAACAGTTGAATGCCTCTACTGAAGAACAAGACTGCTTAGTCCAGTCCCAGAGAACTTCTCCTAGAACAGGGGCCATTCCTAAGAACACAAGAGGAAGGAATGATCAAATGAAGCGTCAATCTCGAGAAGGAGTTGAAACTCCGCAGAGtgcctctactgagaaacaagaTTGCTTAGTCCAGTCCCAGAGAACTTCTCCTAGAACAGGGGCCATTCCTAAGAACACAAGAAGAAGGAATGATCAATTGAAACTTCAAACTCAAGGACTTGCAATTCAACAGAGtgcctctactgagaaacaagaTTGCTTAGTCCAGTCTCAGAGAACTTCTCCTAGAACAGGGGCCATTCCTAAGAACACAGGAGGAAGGAAAGAACAAATGAAGCATcaatctcaagaaggacttgaaATTCCGCAGAGtgcctctactgagaaacaagaTTGCTTAGTCCAGTCCCAGAGAACTTCTCCCAGAACAGGGGCCATTCCTAAGAACACAGGAGGAAGGAAAGAACAAATGAAGCATcaatctcaagaaggacttgaaATTCCGCAGAGtgcctctactgagaaacaagaTTGCTTAGTCCAGACCCAGAAAACTTCTGCTAGAACAGAGGCCATTCCTAAGAACACAAGAGGAAGGAAGGAACAAATGAAGCATCAAtctcaaacaaaagcaaaactgCATCAGAGTGCCTCGGTCGAGTTACCTGAGGAACCTAAACCTCATCAGAGTGCATTGGTCCATTTGTCAGAGGACTCTAAACCTCATCAGAGTGCCTCGGTCCATTTGCCGGAGGAACCTAAAACTCATCAGAGTGCCTTGTTCCATTTGCCGGAGGAACCCCTACCGCATCAGAGTGTGTGGTCTGCAGCAGGAATCATCGATGAGATAGCTTCAAACCGTGGCAGTAAAG ATATAGTTCCTGCAGTTCACCAAGACCTAGCAACGAGATCACAATCATCTGATGCGCTTACCTTAGTTCATCACCAACCACAGGCAATGGTGAACAACATGTCAATCGGAGAGGGTAGTTACGTCTTTATGGCCGATGCTTCTGGAATAACCCTCAAGAAAAAGGTCATACAACATGTATCTGTAACAG TAATGCCACACCCCAATTCTCAAGCCAAAGCTATTGCAGATGTGACTGGAGAGGCATTGAAGCAAGTGGACATGACTACAG GAGCCCAAAACCCTAATCCTCACGCTCAAGCCCAAGCTATTGCAGATGTGACTGGAGAGGTATTGAAGCTAGAGGACATGACTACAG GAGCCCCAAACCCCGATCCTCAAGCTCAAGCTATTTCAGATGAACTTCCAGAGGCATTGAAGCAAGTTTACATGAATACAGGTAGCTTTATACAGATGATCCCATGGGTTGATGATGATAAGATGCACATAATGGACATCTACACTAAGCTTGTTTTAGTTGAACTTGTTGATAAGAAAGGGAAGATTGAGAAAGTGCCAAAACAAATGGAATCATATGAAGACATTTTCCATGTCAAAACACGGGAGGGCAATCCCATCAAACGTGTTGTTTTTAGTGGATCAGCAGGTCTTGGAAAGACGACTCTTTGTGACAAAATCGCTTATGATTGGGCAGTTGGTAAGAGTGAGATACTCAAAAGGTTtgaacttatttttgttttgaaaatgcgTGAACTGAAAACAAATTCAGACCTTATTGATGCTGTCTTTGAGCAGCTTTTGGACAAAGAGGCTGTATTAAGGTCTGAATTAAAAGGGTTTATTGACAAGAACCAAGACAAAGTATTGATCCTCTTGGATGGGTTTGACGAATTTCAAACCACTCAGACGGACAAGTCCCCATTTGGTTCAGTTCTCAATGCTCTTAATCGAAAGCAGTACAAAGAATGCTGGGTATTTATCACATCTCGTCCTCCCCTTGACCAACTAGTCAGCTCATCATTGGTTGAAAAGCCTTTCACTCATGTGGAAGTTGAGGGGTTTTCAGAAACGGATATTGAGAAATATGTGACTAAATTCTTCCCTGATGACCTTGAAAATGTAAGGAAGCTGATAGAGAAGATACGATCTTCTGAAGTTTTGTCTGATTTGGCAAAGAGTCCAATGTTGCTGCTTTTGATGTGCTTGCTCTGGAGAGAGTCGGGAAAACTCCCAGAAACAATGACTCGGCTTTACACTGAAGCATTGGAATACATATTCAGGAGAAAAGCAAAAGACTTGTCACAAGATGAAGTATCACAAATATTGATTTCAATTGGAAAGGTTGCTCTACATGGGTTAATTTCTACAAATCAGTTTCTTTCCTTTAGAGAAAAAGATTTTGACAAGAATGCATTCGATGCAGCAATACGTGCAGGTGTTCTCACTAGCGAAAGGGTCTTGAAGAGGCTAGACGTTCATAACAATGTGTATTGTATACACAAAACTTTCTTGGAATTCTGTGCTGCAATGTATTGGCAAAGTTTAATCCACACAGAGGAATTTGAAGAcatccttgtccaggtttgcaATGCCTCAAGTGGATATCCTTCTCCATATGAGTATCTGTTAAGGTTTTGTTGTGGTGACAATGAGGAATGTACAAACAAAGTCTTACAAAAACTGCAGAAGAATGAAGACCTAAAGTTGGGTTTTATTTGTTACTTTGAGAGTCAGTCCAAGAATTTACCATCAGAGGATTTCATCAATGCAGTTGTTATGGCTGAAATTAGTATAAATAAGTGGAATAGTGATTGTTTGAACTCCTTCTTTCACTTCGTGAAGCAGATTGGTAatcagaaaaatatccaaggtAGTGCCTACCTTTCCAGTGTAAATAGGCTTTTGATTACAGGCTATGACCTACGGTGGTTAGGTAATGGGTTagcaaattgttttactaatatgACTAATATTTCATATCTTGAACTGACTGATTCCAACTTGTGTAGTTCTGCATCATTGTGGGCTAgtcatttgaagagaatgaaacTCCTCAATAATCTGATATTGCACAACTGCAAACTGATAGGGGAAGACGTGGCCCCTATTGCTGAGTCAGTGAGTAACATGCCAACTCTAGTTGAGCTGGATCTGTCTATGAATTGGTTCTTGGGTGATCGGGATTTGACAATATCGTGGGCTACTGATTTGAAGAGAATGAAGCACCTCAAAAATCTAAGACTGAGCAACTGCCAACTAAAAGGGAAACACATGACCCCAATTGCCAGGTCAGTGAGTGACATGCCAACTCTAAATGATCTGGATCTGTCTTGGAATTGTGACTTGGGTGGTTGTGCATCATCGTGGGCTActcatttgaagagaatgaaacACCTCAATAATCTGAGCTTATGTGGCTGCAATCTGATAGGGAAAGACATGGCCAAAATTGCCGAGTCAGTGAGTGACATGCCAACTCTGACTGAACTGGATCTGTCTGAGAATGAAACCTTGGGTGGTTGTGCTTCATCGTGGGCtactcatttgaagggaatgaAGCACCTCAAAAATCTGAGACTGAGCAACTGCCATCTAAAAGGGAAACACATGACCCCAATTGCCGAGTCAGTGAGTGACATGCCAACTCTAAATGATCTGGATCTGTCTTGGAATTATGACTTGGGTGGTTGTGCATCATCGTGGGCTActcatttgaagagaatgaaacACCTCAATAATCTGAGCTTAGGTGGCTGCCAACTGATAGGAAAAGACATGGTCCCAATTGCCGCGTCAGTGAGTGACATGCCAACTCTGACAGAACTGGATCTGTCTCGGAATTATGACTGGGGTGGTTGTGAATCATTGTGGGCTACTCATTTGAAGAGTATGAAACACCTCAAAAATCTGAGACTTAGCAACTGCAGTCTAGATGGGGAAGACATGACCCCTATTGCTGAGTCAGTGAGTGACATGCCAACTCTAAATTATCTGGATCTGTCTTGGAATTATGGCTTGGGTGATTGTGCATCATTGTGGGTTACTGATTTGAAGAGGATGAAACACCTCACGAAGCTGGGATTGAGATCGGGCACACTGACAAAGGAAAGTAGGAGACTCATCAATGATGCGTTGAAGGATATTACCACTCTAGATGTAGAGATGAATTAA